The Vitis riparia cultivar Riparia Gloire de Montpellier isolate 1030 chromosome 10, EGFV_Vit.rip_1.0, whole genome shotgun sequence genome includes a region encoding these proteins:
- the LOC117923374 gene encoding DNA oxidative demethylase ALKBH2 isoform X1, with the protein MNFKFKAESKSTNPNPNPNPSNEGGKRQSIDLGNGSDLIYIPRFLAFEESWKWFDYLNKEIPWTRPTIRVFGRSCVQPRDTCYVASVGLPELSYSGYQPHAYTWDDYPPLKDILDAVHKALPGSSFNSLLLNRYKGGNDYVGWHSDDEKLYGSTPEIASISFGCEREFFLKKKPSKVSQVSDSRSNGEPVNKRAKKSSSVDHHSFTLKHGSMLVMRGYTQRDWVHSVPKRAKADATRINLTFRHVI; encoded by the exons atgaatttcaaatttaaagcCGAGTCCAAATCaacaaaccctaaccctaaccctaatccTAGCAATGAAGGTGGAAAGAGACAGAGCATTGATCTTGGAAACGGAAGCGACCTCATCTACATTCCACGGTTCCTAGCCTTCGAAGAATCGTGGAAATGGTTCGATTACCTCAACAAAGAAATTCCATGGACCAGACCCACTATTCGCGTCTTCGGCCGATCTTGCGTCCAG CCTAGAGACACATGTTATGTTGCAAGTGTAGGATTGCCAGAACTAAGTTATAGTGGATACCAGCCACATGCCTATACTTGGGATGATTATCCTCCGCTTAAGGATATCTTGGATGCA GTACACAAAGCTCTGCCTGGGAGTAGTTTTAATAGCTTGCTCTTAAATAGGTATAAAGGTGGCAATGACTATGTGGGTTGGCATTCCGATGATGAGAAGCTTTATGGTTCGACTCCGGAAATTGCATCTATTTCTTTTGGTTGTGAACGTGAGTTCTTCTTGAAGAAAAAACCCAGTAAAGTGTCCCAAG TCTCAGATAGTCGATCTAACGGTGAACCTGTGAACAAGCGGGCAAAGAAGAGCAGCAGTGTTGATCATCATTCTTTCACACTAAAGCATGGATCAATGTTAGTCATGAGAGGCTACACTCAGAGAGACTGGGTCCACTCAGTCCCCAAGCGTGCAAAAGCAGATGCAACCCGCATCAACCTCACCTTCAGGCATGTTATTTGA
- the LOC117923374 gene encoding DNA oxidative demethylase ALKBH2 isoform X2, with translation MNFKFKAESKSTNPNPNPNPSNEGGKRQSIDLGNGSDLIYIPRFLAFEESWKWFDYLNKEIPWTRPTIRVFGRSCVQPRDTCYVASVGLPELSYSGYQPHAYTWDDYPPLKDILDAVHKALPGSSFNSLLLNRYKGGNDYVGWHSDDEKLYGSTPEIASISFGCEREFFLKKKPSKVSQDSRSNGEPVNKRAKKSSSVDHHSFTLKHGSMLVMRGYTQRDWVHSVPKRAKADATRINLTFRHVI, from the exons atgaatttcaaatttaaagcCGAGTCCAAATCaacaaaccctaaccctaaccctaatccTAGCAATGAAGGTGGAAAGAGACAGAGCATTGATCTTGGAAACGGAAGCGACCTCATCTACATTCCACGGTTCCTAGCCTTCGAAGAATCGTGGAAATGGTTCGATTACCTCAACAAAGAAATTCCATGGACCAGACCCACTATTCGCGTCTTCGGCCGATCTTGCGTCCAG CCTAGAGACACATGTTATGTTGCAAGTGTAGGATTGCCAGAACTAAGTTATAGTGGATACCAGCCACATGCCTATACTTGGGATGATTATCCTCCGCTTAAGGATATCTTGGATGCA GTACACAAAGCTCTGCCTGGGAGTAGTTTTAATAGCTTGCTCTTAAATAGGTATAAAGGTGGCAATGACTATGTGGGTTGGCATTCCGATGATGAGAAGCTTTATGGTTCGACTCCGGAAATTGCATCTATTTCTTTTGGTTGTGAACGTGAGTTCTTCTTGAAGAAAAAACCCAGTAAAGTGTCCCAAG ATAGTCGATCTAACGGTGAACCTGTGAACAAGCGGGCAAAGAAGAGCAGCAGTGTTGATCATCATTCTTTCACACTAAAGCATGGATCAATGTTAGTCATGAGAGGCTACACTCAGAGAGACTGGGTCCACTCAGTCCCCAAGCGTGCAAAAGCAGATGCAACCCGCATCAACCTCACCTTCAGGCATGTTATTTGA
- the LOC117923374 gene encoding DNA oxidative demethylase ALKBH2 isoform X3 yields the protein MNFKFKAESKSTNPNPNPNPSNEGGKRQSIDLGNGSDLIYIPRFLAFEESWKWFDYLNKEIPWTRPTIRVFGRSCVQPRDTCYVASVGLPELSYSGYQPHAYTWDDYPPLKDILDAVHKALPGSSFNSLLLNRYKGGNDYVGWHSDDEKLYGSTPEIASISFGCEREFFLKKKPSKVSQGILTICHHIQCGQLGFLAKATGTSQIVDLTVNL from the exons atgaatttcaaatttaaagcCGAGTCCAAATCaacaaaccctaaccctaaccctaatccTAGCAATGAAGGTGGAAAGAGACAGAGCATTGATCTTGGAAACGGAAGCGACCTCATCTACATTCCACGGTTCCTAGCCTTCGAAGAATCGTGGAAATGGTTCGATTACCTCAACAAAGAAATTCCATGGACCAGACCCACTATTCGCGTCTTCGGCCGATCTTGCGTCCAG CCTAGAGACACATGTTATGTTGCAAGTGTAGGATTGCCAGAACTAAGTTATAGTGGATACCAGCCACATGCCTATACTTGGGATGATTATCCTCCGCTTAAGGATATCTTGGATGCA GTACACAAAGCTCTGCCTGGGAGTAGTTTTAATAGCTTGCTCTTAAATAGGTATAAAGGTGGCAATGACTATGTGGGTTGGCATTCCGATGATGAGAAGCTTTATGGTTCGACTCCGGAAATTGCATCTATTTCTTTTGGTTGTGAACGTGAGTTCTTCTTGAAGAAAAAACCCAGTAAAGTGTCCCAAG GAATTTTGACCATCTGTCACCATATACAATGCGGACAATTAGGGTTTCTTGCAAAAGCAACTGGGACA TCTCAGATAGTCGATCTAACGGTGAACCTGTGA
- the LOC117923374 gene encoding DNA oxidative demethylase ALKBH2 isoform X4 has protein sequence MNFKFKAESKSTNPNPNPNPSNEGGKRQSIDLGNGSDLIYIPRFLAFEESWKWFDYLNKEIPWTRPTIRVFGRSCVQPRDTCYVASVGLPELSYSGYQPHAYTWDDYPPLKDILDAVHKALPGSSFNSLLLNRYKGGNDYVGWHSDDEKLYGSTPEIASISFGCEREFFLKKKPSKVSQGILTICHHIQCGQLGFLAKATGTIVDLTVNL, from the exons atgaatttcaaatttaaagcCGAGTCCAAATCaacaaaccctaaccctaaccctaatccTAGCAATGAAGGTGGAAAGAGACAGAGCATTGATCTTGGAAACGGAAGCGACCTCATCTACATTCCACGGTTCCTAGCCTTCGAAGAATCGTGGAAATGGTTCGATTACCTCAACAAAGAAATTCCATGGACCAGACCCACTATTCGCGTCTTCGGCCGATCTTGCGTCCAG CCTAGAGACACATGTTATGTTGCAAGTGTAGGATTGCCAGAACTAAGTTATAGTGGATACCAGCCACATGCCTATACTTGGGATGATTATCCTCCGCTTAAGGATATCTTGGATGCA GTACACAAAGCTCTGCCTGGGAGTAGTTTTAATAGCTTGCTCTTAAATAGGTATAAAGGTGGCAATGACTATGTGGGTTGGCATTCCGATGATGAGAAGCTTTATGGTTCGACTCCGGAAATTGCATCTATTTCTTTTGGTTGTGAACGTGAGTTCTTCTTGAAGAAAAAACCCAGTAAAGTGTCCCAAG GAATTTTGACCATCTGTCACCATATACAATGCGGACAATTAGGGTTTCTTGCAAAAGCAACTGGGACA ATAGTCGATCTAACGGTGAACCTGTGA
- the LOC117922891 gene encoding protein C2-DOMAIN ABA-RELATED 11: MGEPVGMLKVIVVQGKRLVIRDFKSSDPYVIVKLGNQTAKTKVINSCLNPVWNEELSFSLMDPVGVLYLEVFDKDRFKADDKMGHAHLSLQPIVSAARLRQILGVSSGETTLRKVIPDPDNCLVRESCVSCINGEVVQDVWLRLCGVESGEIQLQIKLMDPPAAP, from the exons ATGGGGGAGCCAGTGGGCATGCTAAAAGTAATTGTTGTGCAAGGGAAGAGATTGGTAATCCGGGACTTCAAGAGCAGTGATCCTTATGTCATAGTCAAACTCGGAAATCAG ACAGCAAAGACCAAGGTTATAAACAGTTGTCTTAATCCTGTTTGGAATGAAGAGCTAAGTTTCTCCCTCATGGACCCGGTTGGAGTTCTATACTTG GAAGTATTCGATAAAGACCGGTTTAAGGCAGATGACAAGATGGGCCATGCTCACCTCAGCCTTCAACCCATAGTCTCAGCTGCAAGACTGAGGCAGATCCTAGGGGTTTCATCTGGTGAGACAACATTGAGAAAGGTCATCCCAGACCCTGACAACTGTCTTGTCAGGGAGAGCTGCGTCAGTTGTATAAATGGTGAGGTTGTGCAGGATGTTTGGCTAAGGCTCTGCGGGGTGGAGTCCGGCGAAATTCAGTTGCAGATCAAGTTAATGGATCCTCCTGCTGCTCCTTGA
- the LOC117924106 gene encoding sister chromatid cohesion protein PDS5 homolog A encodes MDQKRQQQLRDVGSKLENPPATKDALVKLLKQAATCLTELDQSPSASILESLQPSLNAIVKPELLKHQDRDVKLLVATCICEITRITAPEAPYSDDVLKDIFRLIVSTFSGLSDTNGPAFGRRVVILETLARYRSCVVMLDLECDDLVNEMFRTFFSVARDDHPESVLTSMQTIMVVLLEESEDVREDLLFSILSILGCNKSDVTTAARKLAMNVIEHCAAKLEPGIKQFLVSSISGDNRSMNSEIDYHEVIYDIYRCAPQILSGVTPYLTGELLTDNLDTRLKAVKLVGDLFALPGLAISEAFQPIFSEFLKRLADRVVGVRMSVLEHVKSCLLSNPSRAEAPQIISALCDRLLDYDENVRKQVVAVICDVACHSLSSIPVETAKLVAERLRDKSVLVKKYTLERLAEIYNLYCLRCCDGSLNPSEFDWIPGKILRCFYDKDFRSDTIESVLCETLFPTEFSIKDKVKHWVRVFSGFDKVEVKALEKILEQKQRLQQEMQRYLSLKQMHQDGEGPEIQKKVTYCLRIMSRLFADPAKAEENFQILDQLKDVNIWKILSSLIDPKTSFHQACSSRDDLLRILGEKHRLYDFLGTLSLKCSYLLFNKEHVKEFLLEAAIQKSSGNTQYIQSCMNVLVVLARFSPLLLSGAEEDLVHLLKDDNEIIKEGVLHILAKAGGTIREQLAVTSSSVDLILERLCLEGSRRQAKYAVHALAAITKDDGLKSLSVLYKRLVDMLDKKTHLPAVLQSLGCIAQTAMPVFETRESEIEGFIKCEILKCSSKAEDNAKACWDDRSELCLLKIFGIKTMVKSYLPVKDAHLRLGIDDLLEILKNILLFGEISEDIESSAVDKAHLRLAAAKAILRLARHWDHKIPVGVFHLTLKTSESTFPQAKKLFLSKVHQYIKDRLLDAKYACAFSFNIVGSQPSEFEEDKHNLGDIIQMYHQTKARQLSTQSDASSLAYPEFILPYLVHALAHHSCPDIDECKDVKAFEPIYWKLHIFLSMLVHGDEDTKAEAGADKEKEGISAIISIFQSIKLSEDIVDAGKSKNSHALCDLGLSIIKRLVQKQDDVQGLTSSITLPPMLYKLCEKKEGDDSVASEGQTWLADESVLTHFESLKLETNGMVDEEGVINDNDRDGNELPLGKMIKRLKSRGTKSRKVKNKKSSPAKKKHAENDVDILKMVREINFDAMGMSSKFESSNGHEYSSHRKAKMGQKHEKKKRRRSGEVTPVTVPKRRRSSSAKSSLPRSASKGSVRALRDNLHQAGVSSFQSTDMDSEVHTDSEDKASALKNIGEPAESDLLVSCFRRNSNFLSKRKGKGSDKGDNDEARIVGEDEDHDLREPNVPMETDKIHTASNVKSPTGSTKKRKRRSIAGLAKCTSKEGRSHAADLIDCRIKVWWPMDKQFYEGVVKSYDPKARKHVVLYDDGDVEVLRLGRERWELVENVAKPAKKLNSSKTPPSKGVSADQKNKFLNGSQQNKKPIKSSSSKVRGKRTPRKNLKHVEKAGLESNTATEFCEVESRGSSDVSNPEPNAMSKVEDMNSGDSEEKLNERSEKGLTGGEESDKDEKSVSEGKQVEDKEKRPSDTEESEKEEKPYSEGRPVEDKEGICQDAQESPEKRESYSEERKPEESKRDSPSGEEANKEEQSDSEETQAENLESNPTDVDKSSKKTSDPSNTEDAKNSDDEPLSMWKRRVGKPV; translated from the exons ATGGATCAGAAGCGTCAGCAGCAGCTCAGGGACGTCGGATCGAAGCTCGAGAACCCTCCGGCCACCAAAGACGCTCTCGTTAAGCTCTTAAAG CAAGCTGCAACATGTTTAACTGAGTTGGATCAATCACCGTCAGCATCAATTTTGGAATCACTGCAGCCTTCTCTGAATGCAATTGTCAAGCCAGAACTGCTGAAACACCAAGATAGGGATGTTAAGCTTCTCGTTGCAACATGTATTTGTGAGATAACCCGGATTACAGCACCTGAGGCTCCTTATAGTGATGATGTTCTGAAG GATATCTTTCGCTTGATTGTGAGCACTTTTAGTGGGTTAAGTGATACAAATGGTCCAGCATTTGGAAGGAGAGTTGTTATCTTGGAGACTCTAGCAAGATATAGGTCATGTGTTGTGATGTTGGATCTTGAGTGTGATGATCTAGTGAATGAAATGTTCCGTACATTTTTTTCTGTTGCAAG GGATGATCATCCTGAAAGTGTCCTAACATCAATGCAAACTATCATGGTTGTTCTCTTGGAAGAGAGTGAGGATGTTCGGGAagatcttttattttctatcctGTCTATTTTAGGTTGCAATAAGAGT GATGTTACGACAGCTGCAAGGAAGCTTGCTATGAATGTTATAGAGCATTGTGCAGCAAAACTTGAACCTGGCATAAAACAGTTTCTGGTGTCATCGATTTCAGGAGATAACAGGTCGATGAACAGCGAAATTGACTACCATGAAGTTATCTATGACATTTATCGTTGTGCTCCTCAGATCCTATCGGGAGTTACTCCCTACCTCACAGGAGAGCTATTG ACAGATAATTTAGATACTCGTTTGAAAGCGGTGAAATTAGTTGGAGACCTGTTTGCTTTGCCGGGTTTGGCTATTTCTGAAGCATTTCAACCTATATTTTCGGAGTTTTTGAAGAGGTTGGCTGATAGAGTAGTTGGGGTTCGTATGTCTGTCCTTGAACATGTCAAAAGTTGTCTGCTGTCCAATCCTTCTAGAGCCGAGGCTCCTCAGATCATTT CTGCACTTTGTGACCGGCTGTTAGATTATGATGAAAATGTTCGGAAACAAGTTGTTGCTGTAATTTGTGATGTGGCCTGTCACTCCCTAAGTTCCATCCCAGTTGAAACTGCAAAGCTAGTTGCTGAGCGTCTCCGAGACAAATCT GTACTTGTTAAAAAGTATACCCTAGAGAGGCTGGCTGAGATCTACAATCTTTATTGCTTGAGATGTTGTGATGGCTCACTGAATCCCAGTGAATTTGATTGGATTCCTGGGAAGATTCTAAGATGTTTTTATGATAAAGATTTCAG ATCAGATACAATTGAATCGGTCCTGTGTGAGACCCTGTTTCCAACCGAATTCTCAATCAAAGATAAGGTTAAACATTGGGTAAGAGTTTTCTCAGGGTTTGACAAAGTTGAGGTCAAGGCTCTTGAAAAGATACTGGAGCAGAAACAAAG GTTGCAACAAGAGATGCAGAGGTATCTGTCTCTTAAGCAGATGCATCAG GATGGTGAAGGTCCTGAGATCCAGAAAAAGGTCACCTACTGCCTCAGAATTATGTCTCGCTTGTTTGCTGACCCTGCAAAGGCTGAGGAGAATTTTCAGATACTTGatcaattaaaagatgttaacATTTGGAAGATTTTATCAAGTTTAATTGATCCAAAGACTAGTTTCCATCAAGCTTGTTCCTCTCGG GATGATTTGCTTAGGATTCTTGGTGAGAAACACCGTCTGTATGATTTCTTAGGCACACTCTCTTTGAAGTGCTCTTATTTACTTTTCAACAAGGAGCATGTGAAAGAATTCCTTCTGGAGGCTGCCATTCAAAAATCTTCTGGAAACACCCAATATATTCAATCTTGCATGAATGTATTAGTg GTTCTTGCACGCTTCAGTCCGTTGCTACTGAGTGGGGCTGAAGAAGATCTAGTTCATCTTCTGAAAGATGacaatgaaataataaaagaaggTGTTTTACATATTCTAGCAAAAGCTGGTGGAACCATCCGAGAACAACTGGCTGTGACATCCAG TTCAGTGGATCTTATATTGGAAAGGCTATGTCTAGAAGGTAGTCGGAGACAAGCCAAGTATGCTGTACATGCGCTTGCAGCAATAACAAAGGatgatgggctcaagtcactctCTGTTTTATACAAG AGGCTTGTGGATATGCTGGATAAGAAGACGCATTTGCCTGCTGTCCTACAGTCTCTTGGGTGCATAGCACAGACTGCAATGCCAGTTTTCGAGACTAGAGAGAGTGAGATTGAAGGATTTATAAAATGCGAAATTCTAAAGTGTAGTAGT AAAGCAGAAGATAATGCAAAAGCATGTTGGGATGATAGAAGTGAGCTTTGTCTATTGAAG ATATTTGGAATCAAAACAATGGTCAAGAGCTACTTGCCTGTCAAAGATGCACATCTTCGGCTTGGGATTGATGACCTTCTGGAAATCCTTAAAAACATTCTTTTGTTTGGAGAGATTTCGGAAGATATAGAATCAAG TGCAGTTGATAAAGCCCATTTGAGGCTTGCAGCTGCAAAGGCAATTCTTCGTCTGGCTAGGCACTGGGATCATAAGATACCTGTTGGTGTCTTTCACCTGACCTTGAAAACATCAGAG AGTACTTTTCCTCAAGCAAAGAAACTGTTCCTGAGCAAAGTTCATCAATACATAAAGGACCGCCTTTTGGATGCAAAATATGCTTGTGCCTTCTCATTTAACATTGTTGGATCCCAACCATCTGAGTTTGAAGAG GACAAACACAACCTGGGTGATATCATCCAAATGTATCATCAAACCAAGGCACGGCAACTTTCTACACAGTCTGATGCAAGCTCCCTGGCTTATCCTGAATTCATACTCCCATACTTGGTCCATGCCCTTGCTCATCATTCTTGTCCTGATATCGATGAATGCAAGGATGTCAAAGCATTTGAACCAATATACTG GAAACTGCATATATTTCTTTCTATGCTGGTGCATGGAGATGAAGATACCAAGGCAGAAGCTGGCGCTGACAAGGAAAAGGAGGGTATTTCTGCGATAATCTCTATCTTTCAAAGTATCAAGCTCTCAGAAGATATAGTTGATGCAGGAAAGTCAAAG AATTCCCATGCTCTTTGTGACCTTGGGCTGTCGATCATCAAGCGGTTAGTTCAAAAACAGGATGATGTTCAAGGGTTGACTTCATCAATCACTCTACCTCCAATGCTGTACAAACTGTGTGAAAAGAAAGAGGGGGATGATTCTGTG GCCAGTGAAGGGCAAACGTGGCTGGCTGATGAGAGTGTGTTGACCCACTTTGAATCTCTTAAGTTAGAAACTAATGGAATG GTTGATGAAGAAGGGGTCATAAACGACAATGATAGAGATGGAAATGAATTGCCGCTGGGGAAAATGATAAAACGCTTGAAATCTAGGGGAACCAAATCAAGAAAAGTGAAGAACAAGAAGTCTTCACCAGCTAAGAAGAAACATGCTGAAAACGATGTTGATATCTTGAAAATGGTGAGGGAAATAAATTTTGATGCTATGGGAATGTCTAGTAAATTTGAATCAAGCAATGGTCATGAATATTCGTCACATAGAAAAGCAAAAATGGGTCAGAAacatgaaaagaagaaaagaagaagatcCGGTGAAGTAACACCAGTTACAGTACCTAAACGGCGTAGATCATCATCTGCTAAATCGTCTCTCCCAAGGAGTGCTTCAAAAGGTTCTGTAAGAGCTTTGCGTGATAATTTGCATCAGGCAGGGGTATCTTCATTTCAGTCCACTGATATGGATTCAGAAGTTCACACTGATTCAGAGGATAAAGCGTCTGCATTGAAAAATATAGGCGAACCTGCTGAGTCAGACTTGTTGGTATCATGCTTCCGAAGGAATTCAAACTTCTTATCAAAACGCAAAGGAAAAGGCTCTGACAAGGGTGATAATGATGAGGCTCGTATTGTTGGAGAAGATGAAGATCATGATTTGAGG GAGCCTAATGTGCCAATGGAGACTGATAAGATCCATACAGCAAGTAATGTCAAGTCCCCCACAGGATCTACCAAGAAGCGGAAAAGAAGAAGCATTGCAGGATTGGCAAAG TGCACATCAAAGGAAGGGAGGAGTCATGCTGCAGACTTGATTGATTGCAGAATAAAAGTTTGGTGGCCAATGGATAAGCA GTTTTATGAAGGTGTAGTGAAATCTTATGACCCTAAAGCAAGAAAACATGTG GTATTATATGATGATGGGGATGTGGAAGTGCTTCGTTTAGGCAGGGAACGCTGGGAGCTTGTTGAAAATGTTGCAAAGCCTGCTAAG AAGTTGAATTCATCAAAGACCCCACCTTCTAAAGGAGT ATCAGCTGACcagaaaaataagtttttgaatGGTTCACAACAGAACAAGAAACCAATTAA ATCCTCATCCTCTAAAGTAAGAGGCAAAAGAACTCCAAGGAAAAATTTGAAGCATGTAGAGAAGGCTGGGTTAGAGAGTAACACTGCTACTGAATTTTGTGAAGTTGAGAGCAGAGGGAGCTCTGATGTATCAAATCCAGAACCTAATGCAATGTCCAAAGTTGAAGATATGAACTCAG GTGATTCAGAAGAGAAACTGAATGAAAGATCGGAGAAGGGTCTTACTGGTGGGGAAGAATCTGACAAGGATGAGAAATCAGTTTCGGAAGGGAAACAGGTGGAGGATAAGGAGAAGAGGCCAAGTGATACAGAGGAATCagagaaggaagaaaaaccTTATTCTGAGGGGAGACCTGTTGAGGATAAGGAGGGCATCTGCCAAGATGCTCAGGAATCCCCTGAAAAAAGGGAATCTTATTCAGAAGAGAGAAAACCAGAAGAATCAAAAAGAGACTCACCTTCTGGTGAGGAAGCCAACAAAGAAGAGCAATCAGATTCTGAAGAGACTCAAGCAGAAAATTTGGAGAGTAATCCAACAGATGTGGATAAATCTAGCAAGAAAACTTCAGATCCTTCAAACACCGAGGATGCCAAAAATTCTGATGATGAGCCTCTT AGCATGTGGAAGCGTCGAGTAGGAAAACCAGTCTAG
- the LOC117922902 gene encoding tRNA (guanine(9)-N1)-methyltransferase, producing the protein MEAMEAERNDQNAPAPPPPLTLSKNAQKKLLKQQRMEAKKAEKKAAMKEQKKKEAERKRKEWEEMLASVDEEERSKLIESRKGLRKERMEKRSEEREKKVQRLTNAKEHGQNIVVDLDFSDLMTPNEINSLVQQIMYCYAVNRRCASPCHLWLTGCNGKMGSQLQRLPGFDKWIIEKENQSYIEALQDEKHNLVYLTADSETILDELDPKKIYIVGGLVDRNRWKGITMKKAQEQGIQTAKLPIGNYLKMSSSQVLTVNQVIEILLKFLETKDWKDSFFQVIPQRKRGGADSEDCQGEVEEGEENEEGEDQLEMKKMRTESPSNG; encoded by the exons ATGGAAGCAATGGAGGCCGAGCGAAATGACCAAAACGCCCCcgctcctcctcctcctctgaCTCTCTCCAAAAACGCTCAGAAGAAGCTGTTGAAGCAGCAGAGGATGGAAGCGAAGAAGGCGGAGAAGAAAGCGGCCATGAAGGagcagaagaagaaagaagcgGAGCGGAAGCGGAAGGAGTGGGAGGAGATGCTTGCGAGCGTCGACGAAGAAGAGAGATCAAAGCTGATAGAGTCACGAAAAGGCCTCAGAAAGGAGAGAATGGAGAAGAGGTCGGAGGAGAGGGAGAAGAAGGTCCAGAGACTTACCAATGCCAAAGAACACGGCCAGAACATCGTCGTTGATCTCGACTTCTCTGACCTTATGACGCCTAACGAAATCAATAGCCTTGTTCAACAG ATTATGTATTGTTATGCGGTGAACAGAAGATGCGCTTCTCCCTGCCATCTCTGGTTGACTGGATGCAATGGGAAAATGGGAAGTCAATTGCAAAGGCTTCCAGGATTTGATAAGTGGATAATTGAGAAGGAGAACCAATCATATATTGAAGCATTGCAAGATGAGAAACACAATCTGGTATATCTCACAGCAGATTCAGAAACTATTCTGGATGAACTTGAcccaaagaaaatatatattgttggtggtTTAGTGGATAGGAACCGGTGGAAAGGGATAACAATGAAGAAAGCACAAGAGCAAGGGATCCAAACTGCAAAACTCCCTATCGGGAATTACTTGAAGATGTCGAGTTCCCAG GTCCTCACTGTAAATCAAGTAATAGAGATACTCCTCAAGTTCTTGGAAACCAAGGATTGGAAGGATTCATTCTTTCAGGTGATTCCCCAAAGGAAAAGAGGTGGAGCTGACTCAGAAGATTGCCAGGGAGAGgtagaagaaggagaagaaaacgaAGAGGGAGAAGACCAACTAGAGATGAAAAAGATGCGCACTGAATCCCCTTCCAATGGCTAG